The Geobacter sp. sequence ACTTCTTTCGGGTAGCCTCCGTGGCAGCGGACAGGTACCAGGGAGAATGGTCCGACAAGCTCAGCTTCACAGTCATCCCCCCTCCACCGACGCCGACTGTCGCACCCCCCGAGGAAGAAGAGGGGAAAATGCGCCTTCGGGTTCGGGACGCCGGAACGGGCCTTTCCTACCGGTTCCAGACAGCCAGAGACAGCGGCTTTGCAAAGCCGCTATTCGACGGCACCAGCGAACGTCCTGAAATCACCATTGAACGACCTGAAGAACCTGGCATTTACTACGTCCGTAGCGCCTGTATCGACGGGAAAGGCTACCAGGGCTCTTTCTCTCCGCCGCAAAGCTTTGAGATCAAGCGGAGATTCCCCTATGGCCTGATGGGGATCGTGGGGGGGGTGCTGGGGCTGATCCTCGGCCTGGCCCTCTGATGCTCTGCACTGAACGGCGGAATTCCCTGAAATCCGGTTTCAACCGGAAAGGCGTGCGAAACATCCTGATCGCCCTGGCAGGCCTGTTTGTCATCTTCGGTGCCGAAGATCTCGGCTTTTTCGAAGGCATCAACCGGTATTGCTACGATCTGGCTTTCCGCCTCAGAGGCACCATCAGACCGGGCAATGACATCGTCATCGCCGCCATCGACGAAAAAACCCTCCAGGAGCTGGGGCAATGGCCCCTGCACCGAAGCATCTACGGACAGTTGCTCGACACCCTGCACGAGGCACGGGCCGTAGGATTCACCGTGATCATGGCGGAACCGACCGCAGATGACCCGGTGCTTGCCGCAGCTGCCACCCATTACGGCAGGACGGTTTTTCCGCTCTACATCGACGAACATCTCCAGGTAACCGCACCCGCCCCGCAGCTTTCCCGCTTCCCTGCCGGGCACCTTCACATCGAGCAGGGCATCGACGGGGTGACCCGCCGAGTCTTTCATACCCTCAAGGTCGGCGGCTGGGTAGTCCCCTCATTTGCGGCCGCAGTCCAGGAAGCTGCGGCCGCTCCCCCTCTGCCCGCCACAGACGGCAAGCCTTCTCAATCGGACAATGAGATATCCACCGGCATCATCCAGCTCGCCCCAATGCATATCAACTACCATGGTCCGAGAGGGACGTTTCCGACGATCCCCATGGCCGACATCGTCAACGGCAGGGTCCCGGCCGGATTCTTCAAGGGAAAGATCGTACTCGTCGGACCGACGGCGGCAGGATTGGAAGAACAGGTGTTCACCCCCTTTTCCCAGCAGCGGAACAGGATGCCCGCGGTGGAGGTGCAGGCAAACATCCTGAGTAACCTGCTGCAGCACGACAACATCAGGATCAGCGACACCTCTGTACGCTTCGCGGCCTGCCTGCTCATCGCCGTTATCTTGTTCGTACTCTACATGAAACTGACCGAAACCGTTGCGACGCTGGTCTGGCTCACTGCCAGCATCACCGTCCCCGTGATCGTCTACCTCCTCTTTGTCCGCTTCGGTATCTGGGTCGATCCGGCGGCCTTCATCTTCACGGCGGGCTTTCTCTATCTCCTCACTTTCCTGTTCAAACTGGAGATCGCCACCGGCAAACTCCAGCAGGAATACGCCACCGTTGCCGATCATCTGAAGGCATCAGGGCATGCAACGGGAGGCCGGGGATACCGGGGTCTGGCGGACTACCTCTCCATCGGCGGGATCAACGCCCGCATAGCCATCCTCTCCGAGGCAACCTGCCAGATCATGGAACAGACCAGGCAGTTAGCCGAAACCAATGAGGCATTGCACCTGGAGATCGAACAACGCATCAGTGCGCAAAAGGAAATATCGGCGCTGAACGAAGACCTGCTGCGGCAGAAACATGCACTAGAGGCTGTCAACAACGAGCTTGAAGCGTTCAGTTATTCGGTTTCCCACGACCTCCGCGCCCCCTTGCGCTCCATTGCCGGTTTCTCGGCCCTGCTGATCGAAGAGTGCCTCGAATCCATGCCCCCCCTGGGCAAGGAGTACCTGGAGCGGATCAACAACAACGTGGTGCGGATGGAGTCGCTGATCACGGCGTTTCTCACCCTGTCCCGGCTCTCCCGCATCGACATCTCCCGGCAGCGGATCGACATCGGTGCAATGGCCCGCGAGATTGCAGAGGAACTGGCCGCATCCGACCGGCAGCGGCAGGTCAATTTCACCATCACCGAGCCGGTGATCGTAAATGCCGATCCGGCGTTCATGCGGGTCGCCCTGGACAACCTGCTGGGGAACGCCTGGAAATTCACCGCCAGAACCGCAACCGCCACCATCGAATTCGGCATTGTCCAGCACGATACCCTCCCCTGTTACTTTGTTAGGGACAACGGTGCCGGTTTCGACGTTACCCATGCCAGCCGCCTTTTCGCCCCCTTCCAGCGACTCCACCAGCAGAACGAATTTTCCGGCACCGGCATCGGGCTCGCCACGGTCCAGCGCATCATCCAGCGTCACGGTGGCGTGGTCTGGGCAGAAGGAACCCCCGGAGAAGGGGCCACCTTTTATTTCTCCCTGCCATAACCGCCAAGGCAAAACGGCACCTCTCTGCTCCGACCGGCAGTTTTATCGCTCTCCCCTCCCCCAGGAAAGTTTCTTTCCCGTGTAAAATTAATTTACACACATCGTAACATCCCATTTCTATTACATTTTCAAAGCATTCACCACCAAGTGTAAAAATTTTTTACACTTCCGGCTTCTCACCCCTCCGAACGCACACCATATTTACATTTATATTTCAACAGGTTGCACAATGCACACTTGGCACACATCCTGATTTAGTGAAGGGCACCTGACCGGTGCCCCATTCGCATGCTTCACTCAGCCGGCTGGCTGTAAAGGTGGTCCTATGAACAGGAAAGGAATGTCCCCATGGTCGCCTCCCCGGTACCGCCAGTGTCTCGCCAGAGAGTATCGGTCTTTCCTTGTCATGCTCCACTACTGTGACAGAGTGGAATTGCTCCCCATGTCAGGCAGCTCATACAGCAGCCTCGATATGGTGGCGGTCCCCCACGCCCTCTTTACCGAGCAGATCGCATCCTGGACACCCGAGATGCCCTATGGCCCGTAGCCCCGAAAGGAGAGGCCAATGACCATCCCGATTGTCGTGGTCGACGCATTCACAGAACAGCTTTTCAAAGGGAGCCCGGCAGCGGTCTGCCTGCTGGACCGGCCCCGTCCCCCCTACTGGCTTCAAGAAGTAGCCCGACAGATCAACCTCCCCGAAACCGCCTTTCTCCTCTCCGAGCAGAACGGCTACTATCTGCGCTGGTTTACCCCGATCCAGGAGATGGAACTGAGCGGGCATGCCACCCTTGCCAGTGCCCACCTCCTCTGGGAACGCAGGCTCATACCCTGCGACCGGGAGGCGCGCTTCTTCACCAGGAGCGGGCTCCTCACCGCCGTGCAGCATGGCGACCTCATTCAACTCGACTTCCCCGTCGAACCGCCCCGGACTCTGACGCCCACCCCCGACCTGGAAAGGGCTGTGGGCGTTCCCATCATCAATGCCGGGAAGAACCGGCACGACTATCTGGTCGAGGTGACCGACGAAAGAACGGTCCGTGACCTGAAACCCGACCTGGTCGCCCTGGGACACCTCGACTGTCGCGGACTCATCGTCACCAGCCGCGCGGAGTCCGAGCGATACGACTATGTCTCACGCTATTTCGCACCGCAGATCGGCATCCCGGAAAATCCGGCCACCGGCTCGGCACATTGCTGCCTTGCCCCTTACTGGGGGAAAATACTGTGGAAATCTGCCATGATCGGTTATCAGGCATCGGGACGCGGAGGGATTGTGCGGGTAGAACTGGCAGGAATGAGGGTAAAGATCTCCGGAAAAGCCGTAACGATTCAGCGCAGCAAACTGGATCACGCTCCTCGAATCTTCAGCTCCTGAAACCCCTTCGATCATAGCGGTAATACAACCCGGATCTGCGAGGATGCATACGGAGCAAGCGGATCTGCGGCCCGCCCCGTAGACTCATGTCCTATTGCTTCCGTTTTGCCGCTGTCTTGCGTGGGGCGCGAACAACCGCTGCCGGAACGGCGTCGGGTGGCGGTAAATATGCTGACTCGCTGGCAGGCACCAGGCAGGTATAGTGAGAAGCGGCAATTTTTCGACTGATGCCGTCGCTGAACTGGATCGTCACCCTGTTGATGGTTACCTCAAGGACCTTGCCAGCCCCCCACTCTTGTGCTTCGGAATGGCTCACAATGTTCCCCGGCTTGAATGTCATTGTCATCTCCTCTTGCAGCTGGACTTTTACCCAGGCTCTACCAGGCTGTTCTGTACGGTCAAACCCTCCGAAAGCAGATCATTCCCCACGAAAAATGCGACATATAATCCGCTTCCTCACCTATTTCTTTGACAGAATCAAACATTTACAAGTATATAGCACTATGCCTATAAAACAAGAGATCTCGTTAAAATATCTACTTTTTTTACAATCCCAGTCATTGTCCATTATAATCCGCACGTTGACTGAGTCATGGAGCTGGTCTACAATCAATCTCCTGAAAACCTGTGCCAATGCGGCGGTCCCGTAACGAGACGGAATCATTGGCTTGCCGGAACAGCAGAATAGATGCCTTTACCATTGCCGCAGCCCGGAACGTGCTCGGCTCCACGCAAATGCCTACCGAGAGAAATATGCTTTCCAGATCGGCACTCACCATCAGCTGGGAAAAACCCGACCTGCACGGCGAGGAATGGGAGTTTTCCCGTCACCCGGCCAAGCAGGATTTTTACCAGCGCCACGGCATCGACTGGGAACGCCTCCTGGCGGCCTTTGAGCAGGGCGGCATGATTCCCTACCCCCGCTCCGGCGATCTGCAGGGAGTGCCGGTCAGTCTTTCCTACGCCACCTATGACGACTACACCATCTATCTTGCCAGGGCAAAGCGTGGCTACCGGAAGAACTACACCAGAATGGAAGAGATGCTGCAACGAGCGGGCAACCTAACCCTGCCGGCAGCGATCGTCCTTTTCTCTGCAGGCGAGGCGCTGCTGTTTTCCGGCTACCGCCGGCTCTGTTTGGCCTGGAACTACGGCATGGTGCCATATGTGTGGCAGGTCACCCTCGACACGCCGAGGGATGCGGAATGCCCGTAACGATCACCAGTCACCGGAAGGAGCTGACAACAATGGCTGATCAGGTTTTATTGCAGAAACTGTTTCAGGAAAAAGGTATCCACGATTTTCACTGGATGGATCCGGCGGAAATCGTGGTTGGGCAGTGGGTGCGAATGAAGTGCATGTTCGGCTGCGGCGACTACGGCAGAAACGCCTCCTGCCCCCCCAATACGCCATCCGTGGCCGAATGCCGGAACTTTTTCAATGAGTATCGTCTGGGAGCAATCTTCCGTTTCAGAAAGAAACTGGATGATCCGGAGCAGCGTCATGCCTGGACGCGAGAGGTGAACCGAGAGCTTTTGCAGGTGGAACGGGAGGCCTTCATCGCCGGATACCAGAAGGCCTTTCTCCTCTTCATGGACAATTGCAAACTGTGCAGGGAGTGCGCCCACACCCGCACCTCCTGTCGCAACCGCCAGCACTCGCGCCCCACCCCGGAAGGGATGGGTGTGGATGTCTTTGCCACCGTGGCCAAGTTCGGCTATCCGCTGGAGGTGCTGGCAGGCTACGAGGAAGAGATGAACCGCTATGCGTTTCTGCTGATCGAATAAGGAGAGCCTTACCCTCCGCCCGGCTCCCGCAGTTTCTCGCTGAATTCTTTGCGCAGCTTTGTCAACTTGGGCTCGATGATCATCCGGCAGTACCCCTGCAGTCGGTTGTTCCGGTAGTAGTCCTGATGGTACCCTTCGGCAGCAAAAAAGGTGCTGAACGCCACGATCTCGGTGACAATGGGCCGGGGCCAGATCCCGGCCGCGTCGGTCGCACGCCGGGACTGTTCGGCGATCTCCCGTTGCCGGTCGTCGTGGTAAAAGATGGCCGAGCGGTACTGGGAACCGAAGTCAGCTCCCTGGCGATCTTTGGTAGTCGGGTCGTGGGTCCGCCAGAAGACCTCCAGCAGATCGCTGAAGCTGATTCTCTCCGGATCGAAGGTAATCTGCACCGCCTCGGCATGACCGGTCTCTCCGCTGCAGACCTGCTCGTAGGACGGGTTCTCCACCTCGCCCCCCGCATATCCCGACACCACGCTCTCCACCCCGCGCAGACCGGCAAAGACAGCCTCCACACACCAGAAGCAGCCGGCAGCCAGCGTTGCCGTTTCGCGCTGTTTCGCCATGGTTCTCCCCCCCTGCATTTGTTTTCAGCTGCAAGTGTAGCAGAAAATCGGCAACCGGCCCGCACCATCCACCCACATGCAAACCGCCGCTCCCGCAACCCTGCCAACCGGGGAAAGGGGTTGACATTTAAATTTATTAATGCTATTTGCGTGCATATACACATTATATAAGGCTGACCAGCCGCCTGTCGCGGCGTTCAATCAGTCACGCTCCCTGCGCGGAAATGGCCCGGACCCGGCACATGTGACTCCGAGCGGAGCAAGGGAACGACATGTCACCACGGAAGAAAAAACATCGAAACTGCATCTGCCCGTTGCGCGAGAAGCTCGGCCTGGTGTTCAAGCCTGCGGGTACGCCACTCAAGGAACTGGAGGCCATCGCACTCGAACATGACGAACTGGAAGCGCTCTACCTCTGCGACAGCCAGGGCCTCGACCAGACACAGGCAGGGGAAAAGATGGCCGTCTCCCGGGGCACGGTACAGCGGCTGTTGACCCGGGGCAGGAAGAAGGTCGTCGAAGCGCTCGTTTGCCAGAAGGCGCTGGTCGTTGCAAAAAGCCCCCACGATACCGAACATGCCGATACGCCGCCCTCACCGGAAGTCCCGTGAGGCATCAGCAAGGAAAGGGCCGTCTATGGATTACTATTCGCCCAAAGTACTCGATCATGTCCGCAATCCCCGCAACACCGGCTATCTGGAAGATGCCAACGTGGTCGTGCAGGCAGGCGACCCGAATTGCGGCGACGCCCTCCTCTACTTCCTGAAGATTGAGGACGAGACCGTCTGCAACATCAAGTTCCTCATCAAAGGGTGTGGAGCGGCAATAGCCACCTCCTCCATAGCTACGGAACTGGTGATGGGGAAAAGGCTCGACGACGTCCTCGCACTGACCGACCAGGAGATCGCCGATTCCCTCGGCGGCCTGCCCGACGAGAAGATGCACTGTTCGAACATGGCCGCATCGGCCCTGCACGCCGCCGTGCAGCAGTATCGCGACACGGTCGCCGGTTCCACCGCGCCGGTGGGCTGATCCACACTCTCCCGCGAACCGTCTCTCCGGCATGAAACAGCACCGCTCTCCGGGACAGACCACCGCGCAAAACCTCCCGCACCGGTGCCATCCCCCCCGGCAGAGGCCCACAAAGAAAATGCGCCGGCAGGCGGTAGCTTCGCCTGTTTTCTGCTACACTGGAGGGAAATGAACCACAAAGGAGGCCTTGTTATGGATACCCTGGAAGCGATCAAGACCAGGCGGAGCGTACGGAAATTCTCCCCGCAGCCGGTGGAGCCGGAAAAACTCCAGGCCCTGCTGGAGGCGGTGCAACTGGCCCCCTCCTGGGCCAACATGCAGTGCTGGCGGTTCGTGGTGGTGCAGGACCCGGCGGCAAAGGCCAGGATCAGCGAACTGTCATTTGTCGAGGCGTTCTTCGCTCCCAAGGGGTACAAGAGCAACCCGGCCCAGAAGGCGCTCTCAGATGCCCCGGTAGTGATCGTCGCCTGCGCCGAGCCGCTGGATTCGGGGGACCTGCACGGTCAGCTTTACTACATGACCGACGTGGGGATCGCCACGGAGAACCTGATGCTCGCCGCCCACTCCCTGGGGCTGGGGACCGTCTTCGTCGGTGTCTTCGACGAGGAACAGCTGGGGGACCTGCTGCAGATCCCGCCGGGCATCCGGATCGTCGGGCTCTTCCCCATCGGCTATCCCCAGGACCCTCCCAAGAGCGGACCGCCGCGCAAACCCCTGGACGAAATCGTCTTTTACGAAACCTGGAAAGACTGAAACCTGCGGGGAGGGGCGCCCAGCGCGTCCCTCCCCTCCATACTTTCCCGCTGCCACCCCCCCTGATTTTTTACAGGTTGTTGAAAAACTCAGGCTGTTCAAAAACAGTCAGATCGTCGCACCCGCAGAAAGCCCCGCGGAGGCGTGGCAGCGCTACGCCGCACAAGGCGGCTTTTCGAGGACGGCGGCGAGATGGCTGTTTTTCAACAGCCTGTTAATGAATCGACGGCTGAGCCTCTCCCTGGGAAAGGATGTTGCATGCTATCCCGCACGGAAGCAACCTTCCCGTAGCGTCCCCCAGAAGGAGATCCCATGTACCGCCCGCAGCGAGCCATCGTGCTGATCCTCTGCCTGATGGCCTGTACCTCTGCCTATTGCCTGGAAGTGACCGACGTCAACTTCCCGATCCGCGACGGAGGCGTCGTTACCTTCAGCCATAACAAACACCTGCAGACGCCTGCCATTGGCGACAACTGCAATATCTGCCACGAACACTTCTTCAAGACCAAGAGGATACGCCCCGTCACCATGGCGGAAATGGCGCGGGGAAGGTCGTGCGGCGGCTGCCATAACGGCAGACGGGCCTTTCCGCTTTCCGACTGCGGCAAATGCCACCCGACCAGGGATCTGACTTTCAAGATACCTGGGGGAGATCAGGTGCTGTTCAGTCATACGCCCCATACGTCCCGTTTCCGCTGCACCGACTGCCACACCCGGATCTACGGCTACGGCAGGGCTCAGAGGCCCGTAAGCATGGATGAAATGGGAAGGGGGAGATCATGCGGCGCCTGTCACGGCCAAAGCGCCTTCTCACTTTTCAGCTGCAACCGTTGCCACCAAAAAAGCTATGACGCCTCCTACCGGGTCGTCCCGACCGGGCCGGTCACCTTTTCCCATGGGCCACACGCGAAACTCCCCGGTTGCGGAGCCTGCCATCCACATCTGTTCAACAAGGGGAAAAATCGCCCCAGCTCCATGATGG is a genomic window containing:
- a CDS encoding CHASE2 domain-containing protein; translated protein: MLCTERRNSLKSGFNRKGVRNILIALAGLFVIFGAEDLGFFEGINRYCYDLAFRLRGTIRPGNDIVIAAIDEKTLQELGQWPLHRSIYGQLLDTLHEARAVGFTVIMAEPTADDPVLAAAATHYGRTVFPLYIDEHLQVTAPAPQLSRFPAGHLHIEQGIDGVTRRVFHTLKVGGWVVPSFAAAVQEAAAAPPLPATDGKPSQSDNEISTGIIQLAPMHINYHGPRGTFPTIPMADIVNGRVPAGFFKGKIVLVGPTAAGLEEQVFTPFSQQRNRMPAVEVQANILSNLLQHDNIRISDTSVRFAACLLIAVILFVLYMKLTETVATLVWLTASITVPVIVYLLFVRFGIWVDPAAFIFTAGFLYLLTFLFKLEIATGKLQQEYATVADHLKASGHATGGRGYRGLADYLSIGGINARIAILSEATCQIMEQTRQLAETNEALHLEIEQRISAQKEISALNEDLLRQKHALEAVNNELEAFSYSVSHDLRAPLRSIAGFSALLIEECLESMPPLGKEYLERINNNVVRMESLITAFLTLSRLSRIDISRQRIDIGAMAREIAEELAASDRQRQVNFTITEPVIVNADPAFMRVALDNLLGNAWKFTARTATATIEFGIVQHDTLPCYFVRDNGAGFDVTHASRLFAPFQRLHQQNEFSGTGIGLATVQRIIQRHGGVVWAEGTPGEGATFYFSLP
- a CDS encoding PhzF family phenazine biosynthesis isomerase; amino-acid sequence: MTIPIVVVDAFTEQLFKGSPAAVCLLDRPRPPYWLQEVARQINLPETAFLLSEQNGYYLRWFTPIQEMELSGHATLASAHLLWERRLIPCDREARFFTRSGLLTAVQHGDLIQLDFPVEPPRTLTPTPDLERAVGVPIINAGKNRHDYLVEVTDERTVRDLKPDLVALGHLDCRGLIVTSRAESERYDYVSRYFAPQIGIPENPATGSAHCCLAPYWGKILWKSAMIGYQASGRGGIVRVELAGMRVKISGKAVTIQRSKLDHAPRIFSS
- a CDS encoding DUF3553 domain-containing protein gives rise to the protein MTFKPGNIVSHSEAQEWGAGKVLEVTINRVTIQFSDGISRKIAASHYTCLVPASESAYLPPPDAVPAAVVRAPRKTAAKRKQ
- a CDS encoding DUF2284 domain-containing protein, translating into MADQVLLQKLFQEKGIHDFHWMDPAEIVVGQWVRMKCMFGCGDYGRNASCPPNTPSVAECRNFFNEYRLGAIFRFRKKLDDPEQRHAWTREVNRELLQVEREAFIAGYQKAFLLFMDNCKLCRECAHTRTSCRNRQHSRPTPEGMGVDVFATVAKFGYPLEVLAGYEEEMNRYAFLLIE
- the msrA gene encoding peptide-methionine (S)-S-oxide reductase MsrA; this translates as MAKQRETATLAAGCFWCVEAVFAGLRGVESVVSGYAGGEVENPSYEQVCSGETGHAEAVQITFDPERISFSDLLEVFWRTHDPTTKDRQGADFGSQYRSAIFYHDDRQREIAEQSRRATDAAGIWPRPIVTEIVAFSTFFAAEGYHQDYYRNNRLQGYCRMIIEPKLTKLRKEFSEKLREPGGG
- a CDS encoding DUF134 domain-containing protein, encoding MSPRKKKHRNCICPLREKLGLVFKPAGTPLKELEAIALEHDELEALYLCDSQGLDQTQAGEKMAVSRGTVQRLLTRGRKKVVEALVCQKALVVAKSPHDTEHADTPPSPEVP
- a CDS encoding iron-sulfur cluster assembly scaffold protein; translated protein: MDYYSPKVLDHVRNPRNTGYLEDANVVVQAGDPNCGDALLYFLKIEDETVCNIKFLIKGCGAAIATSSIATELVMGKRLDDVLALTDQEIADSLGGLPDEKMHCSNMAASALHAAVQQYRDTVAGSTAPVG
- a CDS encoding nitroreductase encodes the protein MDTLEAIKTRRSVRKFSPQPVEPEKLQALLEAVQLAPSWANMQCWRFVVVQDPAAKARISELSFVEAFFAPKGYKSNPAQKALSDAPVVIVACAEPLDSGDLHGQLYYMTDVGIATENLMLAAHSLGLGTVFVGVFDEEQLGDLLQIPPGIRIVGLFPIGYPQDPPKSGPPRKPLDEIVFYETWKD
- a CDS encoding cytochrome C, with translation MYRPQRAIVLILCLMACTSAYCLEVTDVNFPIRDGGVVTFSHNKHLQTPAIGDNCNICHEHFFKTKRIRPVTMAEMARGRSCGGCHNGRRAFPLSDCGKCHPTRDLTFKIPGGDQVLFSHTPHTSRFRCTDCHTRIYGYGRAQRPVSMDEMGRGRSCGACHGQSAFSLFSCNRCHQKSYDASYRVVPTGPVTFSHGPHAKLPGCGACHPHLFNKGKNRPSSMMEMEKGRSCGACHTGRRAFDLNDCSRCHMAGKIVMKVKGSTPVTFPHAPHTAKYGCTDCHPRLFRLGYVKQRGITMEQMDQGKSCGACHDDTTAFNTRFNCHRCHDM